In Brassica napus cultivar Da-Ae chromosome A3, Da-Ae, whole genome shotgun sequence, the sequence cattttctgtaaattacTTATTAAGTAAATGTTATTTTCAAAatctgattttgttttattagatTAAAGTTAGTTTACAATAACATCAAAATATGATTGATGTAAATCATTATTAAGGAAAAAATATGTGATATTATCTTTTTACATAACATAAATGCTAAAGGTAAACAGTTTTTAGAAAGTCATCACTATTCCAAAGCCATTACTCAGAATCACCATGATGTTTCCTGGATGGAAGATGCCGTAAATAAACCACATGTCACTTTCAACAATGTAGCCAAAAGTGGGAACACACTAAACTtggctttcttctccttccatatCTGAAAAATATTCACCCTGCAAGTTTTGAAAAAGTTTGGATTATCAAATATAAGAATACATCAAATGAGTCatcaaaaattattattcatattctcaaacaaaatatttaatgtttctaactgtctattcaagtttttttatcaatcgatcaaaatttttttttcaatatatgtgTATATTGTTTCTGATACTAATGATATATTATTGAGGAACTCACATTATTAACTAAAGATGATGTGTGATCAATGTAAATTTGGATTAAGTCTACAATAGAACAATCACACTAATGCAATCACATGTAAATTTGGGATTTGCTATATCTACTTACATATATGAGGTTTTTTCTTTGActataaaaatttgatatatattttcaatagatTCAGTATTTTGTattctgaaatttaaatgtaattttatcatcatattgagtaaaattataattttgctATTTTATAGGCATCCTCTTTCTTGTtttatgcaaaattaatttttcctaactatgttatatataatatttttattatttatttttagatttttcttatattttacttggatattgcttatttttaatatattgtgcttattttattattattttttgtgtgaaattttcaacaaaaaataaaaaataacattcataAGTTCTtccattaaatttataattttgttgagTACTTTATatgttacatattatattaaaatatttattagagATTGTGACAATAAGCATGGTCAAGAAATGTGAAATGATTTCATATAtactatttcatttattttaatgcTAATAATTTTTAGAGAACAATTATTTGTAGTTTTGATATTTGGTATTCTGTGTATTACTTTTAACATTTAATTTTACTATATGTTGAACCAACCAAAATAATCTTACTATATGTTGTAAGACTAAGCTAGAGTATGATCTGTGCCATCGTGGGGATATTGTTTTTGCTTTTATGTATCTTAAATTCTAGTTTAACaatcatttttatgttttttttttgctgatatGGTagtttaagaaataaaaacttatgttcattgttagataatgtttttgaaacaaaaacttggttgTCTAACACACTGTATAATTCGATGTTAGATTTCTATAAAGATGTCCTATCTTATAATTATGACTAGAGTTTGACAATAACTCAAACGTGCAGACCCATTATCACAAAATCCTTTTTCAATGAATACTCAATCGTGCAAATCTATGTTGACCATAACTCTTTGAATTCTTGTATCAAAAGTTGTAGAAAAGATCAAGTCGCCACTttaaatacttagaaataagTACAAATTCCTTTCCAATGCAAATCTCCGACGAAAAGTTGTCTGGCGTAAAAATTACTTACCACAATAAATATTGTCTTCTAGACATTACAACAAGACTAAATCCATATGTCGATAAAGGATGACTGGCATTCATCAGAACGTGAATCTGCTGCAGCACGACCATTTTGAGTTGTTGACCTTGATGTGCATTACCCAagataaatattcaaatatttatagtaaataaaaatgtagCATATTGAAATatttccacgcttttgcatatGATGGATGATTAACTTCTCTATCCGTTTGGATATGTTCGGCATGTCATCTCATCGTTCTAACTGTATCTCatattgatataatcttttcaactTATTTGTGATTGGTAAGTATCACATCCTTTGGTATGAGACGAATCGGGTATCCTGGCAATTTTAAAgtatctggatccggatccttatccgacGGATCCGTAATTTTACTGCTTTTATCCGGATctggctttgacggatccaatattttactatctggaTCTGGATTCGGCCctttcggatatccggattttcgaattggatccggatcgaatcttggatcgaatccggatctcggataaaagtctcatGCCTACCTTCAACCATAACCTTCTCCATATTAAAACCATGTGTAATATTATGGTGTAAATCATCTATTTACTAAATGGTTTTATAAAGTTTCACTATGAGCAAATTTTTGTATTCTTTCACTCTAAACAAAAGATGGCATCTTACTGGTTTTATTCGTGATTAGTGTAATACACACATGGTACAAAAATATCTCTAGACCATTGAGAACCTTGTTCGCCACCCTTTCGTCGGAGTTATACATCCATAACTCGTAGATATTGCCATAGGACGTCATTCtctatttgaaatttttaagttttttatgtTTCAATCTTAAGagaaactaggataagacccgcgccttgcgcgggattaagttattatttttattatattttggagaataaaACAATAGTttagcttcatttggattaggggtgttcaatccggatatcgggttggtttcggttcggtttttttcggtatttcggttagtaaaatataactattattctaAATTCAtctttactttgactttagtctttcacgtacttttgaaagatttcaactggacgactaaattgatcagccaatcttgttgctttaaatcattagtatttatatatatatatatatatatatatatatatatatatatatatatatatatatatatttagtttgaatatttattaaataaaaattcatatgcgttatattttatgatcatttgtaatttattataataaaaaaaataatctattgatcacaaaattttcagagtgggaatattcaaatttctaataatatatagacgttttgaaaaattcaaaatatacatatataagaaaaaatataaatgtttttattatatatttaatgtgattttttaatatccttcaataatataaattaaaaaaaaaaaactaagatactaaaattgttatcaaatatttattattcataataattaattttcatatatacgttaatcatattaggtaatttcgtagcttctaattaggaaagtgcaaaaaaaatttggtagattattatcaatttgatagttagtttaataaaaaatataatgtaagttaaaataaaccaacctatttttctaagaatagtagtatattttatatagtcatttattaaatgagaattataatcatacagtttctgatcattcatatcattttataactgaatatttaaatcatcgataacaaaattttcaatgtgaaatctttaataagtttataatttataaatgtttttgaaaattcattgaaagttttaatattaaaaaatattatgtaatcttatggtatatagtataatctatatatatatatatatgttttattattaaatgatattttttactcatatggtttaaaaatcatgtgtatcttcttataatattaaataaaagttaatattaataaaattttatgatcatttgtaacttattatgactaAAAAATAATCtgttgatcacaaaattttcagagtggagatcttcaaatttctaataatttatagacgttttgaaaaattcaaatataaacatataagaaaaaatataaatgtttttattatatatttaatgtgatttttaaatatcttttaataatataaaattaaaaaaaaactaagatacaaaaattgttatgaaatatttattattcataataattaattttcacatatacgttaatcatattaggtaatttcgtagcttttatttaaggaaagtgcaaaacattttttggtacgtcatttatcaattcgatagttagtttaataaaaagtgtaatataagttaagatggaccaacctatttttctaagaatagtatattttgtatagttatttattaaataagaatttataatcatacggttctatgatcattcatattgttttataacaaaatatttaaatcatcgataacaaaattttcaatctgaaatctttaataagtttataatttataaatgttcttgaaaattcattgaaagttttaatattaaaatatttatgtaatcttatggtatatagtgtttttaatctatatatatatatatattatttattttattattaaatgatatcttttactcatatggttttaaaatcatgtgtatcttcttataataaaaatgttaaaccattgatcattaatttttaacataataattttaatagttttagtcatttattgtcgtttttaaaaattcaaaatataacatatacgaaaaaatctaaatttatttttatagctaatttgattgtttaatttattttaataatataaaattaaacaaaaaatgatggaggagatataaattgttatcaaatctttattattaaaattattaattgtcatatatatatattagtcatttatggtaattccgtaggttttatttaaggaaagaaaatatcgtatcatatcattatatcatatagtttgaccaacttatgtatctaacaacatataaaaatcgaatgtggacctacttatttttcaattgaatgtaattgactatctaattgagtgccacctatgcattggggccttttttaattaatacaaaattgaggttatatcttttcaaatgttcttcaattaatatataggggatgatatatatatatatatatatattacatatgaAATTTCATCCTTGATAAGTAGGAAACTACTAATGATTAACAAAGAAAGTATTTTTCAAAACTTCTATATCACCAATGCAATTATATTTTCATCTCAAATTTACTCGTTCATTCGTTGTTATTAAATCGTAAACTTTTGTCGTAAAGAGTCTGTTAATTTAAAAACTCGTTAATTCGCCAATAATGTAACGTAAGATTTTAtgggtttgtgttttttttaaggtTCTTTATAATTTggtaataaattaaaatataaatttttatctcTGTTATTATTTAAAAGTCGTTTCCAATGATTAACATTCTTTAAAACCTATTTTTATTAGTGATGTGTCTAACTCACACCCAAAAGTTAGCTTAAGAGTGGAGGATTGccacatcatatatatatatattgcccAAGGAACCAACACCCACACACGATGTGGGATGTTAATAATTTTAAGGTGttcaaaaatcaataaaaaatagtataatcAACTTTCATGCTGCATTTAGATTgtaattatcattttttgtaTCTCAAACATTTGTTAACCAAAGTTTGGTAAACCCGACCgatagaacaacaaaacaatgtCTAGATATATGCACAGTATAGTACACAGTACTACATTCATTGTTCGGATCTTTATTGTGCGCCATTTGCATTAGACATGGCAGGAAAAGGAACACGTcacttttacaattaaaaataattttcgaaATTTTGTAAAGAATTAGAAAATAATTGTACTCGTAGATGCTATGCGACACTATACGAGGTTTCAACTTCTTGTAGAAATGGATTTGGTGATATTTGCCTTCTCGCTCtgattctttttctctttctttcctccttCATCAAAAAGAAGACAGTTTTTCTCCACGTATTCGTCTCTGGTAACAATCTCAAATCTCTTGCATCGATTTGTTATGTCTTGTCTGAAAGTGAAGCttgtgtcttttttttctttctgagaaTTGATTGAAAAATGTGATCTTTAGACCCTTTGTTTGTGTTTAACCATCAAacacttgttttgtttttatgaaaTTCGAATCAAAATGTGACTTTTTGGGTGAAATCTGGAAGCTTTGATGAGTTTATCCATTGTAATTGAGAAAGAAAGTGACTTTTGCTTGCAGGTGATTTGACAAAGGAATGAGCAAGAAAAAGGAATCTGCTTGGTTAGGTCGTTGGACTCAGTTAGGTAATGAAGTGAAGTTTTATGATCAGAGTAGTGGTAGTGACTCTAAGGAGTTGATTAGGGCTGAAGATAAAGAGGTGTTGCCGTTTCCTATGTTCAAGGTCAATACTACAAAGCTTCAAGCCAAAGACGATGTGGGTTCAAGCTCGAAAGCTATGGCTGCTAATAAAAGAATGCCTTGGATGTATAATGACGATGTTCAAGAAAAGACTACACAGAACCTGCTAGAGTTGAtgagaccagtgaggttttacGCAACGGTTGATTCGGTTCAGAGAGTTTCTGGAGAGATCAACTTGCCAGAAGAAGATGGTCATCATCCTCAGCTACTGAAGGGCTCCATGAAACTCAAAGGGAAGATTTTTGGTGGGTATCTTGATCTGTTTCCTAATGTAGATCATCACCAGCataaaggaggaggaggagttaGGCTGGAGTCTCTGGAAAGCTCAAAGGATACCAAAGAAGGGAAGAATGAATCATCTGCGGAGACTGATACCTTGGAAATGGATAAACTTCAGATGATGCATCTCTCTGGTATATAGAAAACTGTGTTATCATTAGCTGCTTGCTCTCTTTATTCTCATTTCTGATTTAATTATTCTTGGCAGGCTCCATTGCTTCTTCCTCAACTAAGGGCAAAGGACGAAAAGGCGATTCGCCCGTTCCTAGGACTGAGATACCTGACATGAATGAAGAACCGCCTCTGGTTATGGATGGAGAGAACTCAGTAGATGGGCATCAGGGAGAAGAAACAAGCAACTCAGCTACTCAAAGCATGAACGTGGACCATTTTCTCTCTAGAGGCTGCAAACGTGTGGGGTTGGAACAAGAACCGGAAGCCAGCAGTAATTGGGTCAAGCGTCTGAAGAGAAACTCCTTTGATTCCAGCGGACATGATGAAACCAAGAGCCTGATGAAGATTGAAGAAGAAgggaacaacaacaacaacaacctatTCCTTGAAATCTTGAAGTCAGGTATCAACAATCTCCAACCAAGAAATCAAGAACCTGACACTCCACAAATCAAGGGAGGCGATGACGACGTCACGCTTCAGCACCCATGGATCCAGAGATGGTGCAAGAAGAAGGATACAGATCAACCAGAAGGGGAAGATGTTAGGTTTGAGACAGAGAACCAAAAGGAGATGGAGAAGAAACAGTATCCGAGTATTGCAGCTATGGCACTGATGGGGAAGGCTCTGAGCGGTTTGAACCCGTATGGTCTTAGAAAGACAGACTCTCTCATGGTCTGGAATGCTCGGGATCTTAGGTAGGAAAAACAAAACCACCATCCTGATCCTCCTCGCTATCATTACTACTTAGAGACAGCACCGGAACTAGACATCAGGCTTCAGTTGAATTCGACGATTTTGACAGATCCCAAATCATCAAGTCTACTTAGGAGCGTTGGTCTCGTTATTTCATcagttatatatgaataataacTTATTTGGATTATAAACAAATCATTTAGCTGCAACACTATTAGACTATGTAATCACATTTCagttgtgttttattttatcttaaagaCAAAAACTGCACAATTAAAAACTCCATTCTTGAAAATCTTGATTGAAGGGAAAAGATTCAACATCTAAACATCGAGTCAAAGActtgagacaaaagagagagaggaaacaCACAAAATGAAACGAGAAACTTAGTTGTGGGTGGCCCTAGTGTAAATCTGCTGGCTAGAGTGAGTAGAGACCATCCTGATGGTTCCTTTAGCCATCAAATCTCTAATGGCCTTCCTAGCAAGTGACCCATTGATCTGCACAACACCACAAATATGATCATCAGGTCACTTAACACTCTAATCATATGAAAATCAGATCATTTACTCCccaataacaaatttcaaagcTTTCAGATATAAACAAACTCAAGCTAAGACCATTGACAACTTTATCTAAAAACCCAATCAAGTTAAAGATTAATCAAAGCTCAAAACCCACACCACAAAGAGCTAAACTTTAGAGAGTAAATCAATAAACTTTGGATCTCGTCTGGtgaaaagtttgaaactttgaggaGTGGAAATACCCGAAGACGGTCGGAGAGGATGGAAGGAGTGATGAGTTTGAACTTGGGAGCTTCGGAGAGAAGCTTGTCGTAAGTAGCTTGATCGAAGAGAACCATGTTGTTCACCTTTTCCTTTTGCTTTCCCTTGCTCCACTTCTGTTGACATCAATAAAACGAACGTAAGCAAAACAATGCATCAATAAGATGTGATTTTTTTATGGAAAACGAAGAAACgaccttcttcttctgctttccGCCGCCGGATTTGGCGGGCTTTGAGGACGGTGGTGGAACTTTATCCTTCTTCGGTGCCTGGAAtcaccaaaagaaaaaacatttaatcAGATCATCATAATACGAAAGCAGATAGATAGAAATGGAGCACACACCATTGAAGAACTTGACTGAACAGAAGAGCGGCGCTACAAGGGGAGGAT encodes:
- the LOC106439849 gene encoding F-box protein At2g16365-like, which translates into the protein MSKKKESAWLGRWTQLGNEVKFYDQSSGSDSKELIRAEDKEVLPFPMFKVNTTKLQAKDDVGSSSKAMAANKRMPWMYNDDVQEKTTQNLLELMRPVRFYATVDSVQRVSGEINLPEEDGHHPQLLKGSMKLKGKIFGGYLDLFPNVDHHQHKGGGGVRLESLESSKDTKEGKNESSAETDTLEMDKLQMMHLSGSIASSSTKGKGRKGDSPVPRTEIPDMNEEPPLVMDGENSVDGHQGEETSNSATQSMNVDHFLSRGCKRVGLEQEPEASSNWVKRLKRNSFDSSGHDETKSLMKIEEEGNNNNNNLFLEILKSGINNLQPRNQEPDTPQIKGGDDDVTLQHPWIQRWCKKKDTDQPEGEDVRFETENQKEMEKKQYPSIAAMALMGKALSGLNPYGLRKTDSLMVWNARDLR
- the LOC106439850 gene encoding 40S ribosomal protein S25-3, whose protein sequence is MAPKKDKVPPPSSKPAKSGGGKQKKKKWSKGKQKEKVNNMVLFDQATYDKLLSEAPKFKLITPSILSDRLRINGSLARKAIRDLMAKGTIRMVSTHSSQQIYTRATHN